The following proteins come from a genomic window of Pocillopora verrucosa isolate sample1 chromosome 6, ASM3666991v2, whole genome shotgun sequence:
- the LOC136282035 gene encoding fibroblast growth factor receptor 3-like, whose translation MLEVTHINRSQAGEYKCEASNECGNATETANIDVQYKPENVQLISSTMNDKACTGKVVGFNCSANANPGVTSYQLFENETAILNTSASGMWWKILESEGIFVYKCVANTSLGVKYSMGVTVTVNVPSSIIQITQDQNVTEGHDVTLMCNVSGIPPPMVSWVTPDSQRVSGYKLKVTNINRTQTGEYKCEASNECGNATETANITVLHRPENVQLTTSVMDNKACKGDMIGFNCSADANPSVTSYQLFENDTAILDTNPSGMWTRNVSNRGVFTYRCMANNSLGSEVSSFVMVTVNVPSNIESIRDQNVTEGDNLSLTCTASGMPQPKVSWIKLGGQRHYGHMLEVTHINRTEAGNYKCEASNECGNATEMATIDVQYQPENVLFTTSVIDHKACQGDTITFNCSADAKPAVTSYHLFKNDTAIDVSLSGMWSETLASEGVFFYKCVAKNSLGIAASTDVSVTLNVPSSIPAIQDQNATEGDNVTLWCRVSGMPPSVVSWVTPNGQRHSGKMLEVTSINRSQAGEYKCEASNECGNATKTARIHVQFKLPGNPCLVKCTNGRACREFGKYFCLCPKGRKGRDCKENDAVAIVIMISLKISNIKWIEELTDLSDSYTQLFVGTIKSSVDEEFKGSGVREINVTHLREGSVIADISLTFDEPVGESEVESLLLDVINNGSLGNLKVDTFSVGSTIPDSVTVPGPVPSEPAKVNKDVIYGSVIGVLALILTIIIIFIDWKRRQLEKDDRLDTGIKESREPYVNEGFELESRSGNLSTVVHHGPGCYMDLNEVRSLNEPATGPARSYLEINEYAPLHPGTRSWEVERQNITIEKVIGKGAFGQVAQGKASNLRGSEETMTVAIKMLKGNATDTERKDLLSELEVMKKLKPHPHVIRLLGCVTESDPLLVLIEYVPYGDLLGYLRKSRQLEDNYFKDPDIKPQTSLTSQQLMKFSWQVADGMHYLSSKNIIHRDLAARNVLVGERERCKVTDFGMARDVCQENFYERKSKGRLPVKWTACEALLYGRYTTKSDV comes from the exons ATGTTGGAGGTTACACACATTAACAGGAGTcaagctggtgaatacaaatgtgaagccagtaatGAGTGTGGCAATGCAACAGAGACAGCAAATATTGATGTGCAGT ACAAACCTGAGAATGTCCAGTTAATAAGTTCTACCATGAACGACAAAGCATGTACGGGAAAAGTCGTCGGCTTTAATTGCTCAGCTAATGCTAATCCAGGAGTGACGTCATACCAGCTGTTTGAGAACGAAACTGCCATTTTAAACACAAGTGCCTCGGGAATGTGGTGGAAGATTTTGGAAAGTGAAGggatttttgtttacaaatgtgtGGCCAATACCTCTCTAGGAGTGAAATACAGCATGGGTGTTACTGTTACCGTGAATG ttcCTTCTTCTATTATTCAAATAACACAAGATCAGAATGTAACTGAAGGTCACGATGTAACTCTTATGTGTAATGTATCTGGAATTCCTCCACCAATGGTGTCTTGGGTAACACCTGATAGTCAACGTGTTAGTGGATACAAGTTGAAGGTTACAAACATTAACAGGACTCAAactggtgaatacaaatgtgaagccagtaatGAATGTGGCAATGCAACAGAGACAGCAAACATTACTGTGCTGC ACAGACCAGAGAATGTGCAATTGACAACATCTGTCATGGATAACAAAGCATGTAAGGGCGATATGATCGGTTTTAACTGCTCAGCTGATGCTAATCCATCAGTGACGTCATACCAGCTGTTTGAGAATGACACTGCTATCTTAGACACAAACCCTTCAGGAATGTGGACAAGGAACGTGTCAAATAGAGGAGTGTTCACGTATAGATGTATGGCCAACAACTCTTTAGGATCAGAAGTCAGTTCATTTGTTATGGTCACAGTGAATG TGCCTTCAAATATCGAATCAATTCGAGATCAGAATGTAACCGAAGGTGACAATTTAAGTTTGACATGTACTGCATCTGGAATGCCTCAACCAAAGGTGTCTTGGATTAAGCTTGGTGGTCAGCGTCATTATGGACATATGTTGGAGGTTACACACATTAACAGGACTGAAGCTGGGAAttacaaatgtgaagccagcAATGAGTGTGGCAATGCAACAGAGATGGCAACTATTGATGTGCAGT ACCAACCAGAGAATGTGCTATTTACAACTTCTGTGATCGACCACAAAGCATGTCAAGGTGATACTATCACCTTTAACTGCTCAGCCGATGCTAAGCCAGCAGTAACGTCATACCACCTGTTTAAGAATGACACTGCTATAGACGTCAGCCTTTCAGGGATGTGGAGCGAAACATTGGCAAGTGAAGGAGTGTTTTTCTACAAATGTGTGGCTAAGAACAGTTTGGGAATAGCAGCTAGTACGGATGTTAGTGTTACTCTTAATG TGCCTTCATCCATACCTGCAATTCAAGACCAGAATGCAACTGAAGGTGACAATGTGACCCTGTGGTGTCGTGTATCTGGAATGCCTCCCTCAGTGGTGTCTTGGGTGACACCTAATGGCCAGCGTCACAGTGGTAAAATGTTGGAGGTTACAAGCATTAACAGAAGTCAAGCTGGcgaatacaaatgtgaagccagcAATGAGTGTGGTAATGCAACAAAGACAGCAAGAATCCATGTCCAGTTCAAGTTGCCCG GAAACCCTTGTCTTGTGAAATGTACCAATGGACGAGCTTGCAGAGAATTTGGAAAATACTTTTGCCTCTGTCCAAAAGGTAGAAAAGGAAGAGATTGCAAAGAAAATG ATGCAGTGGCAATTGTTATCATGATCAGCCTTAAAATTAGCAATATAAAATGGATAGAAGAACTTACAGACTTGTCTGACTCATATACACAACTGTTTGTTGGAACAATTAAAAGTTCG GTTGATGAAGAATTCAAAGGTTCCGGCGTCAGAGAAATTAATGTAACGCACCTGAG AGAGGGAAGTGTTATCGCAGACATATCGCTCACATTTGACGAGCCTGTTGGAGAAAGTGAAGTAGAATCATTGCTTCTAGATGTAATTAACAATGGAAGCCTTGGTAACCTAAAAGTAGATACTTTTTCCGTAGGATCAACTATCCCAG ATTCAGTGACTGTTCCTGGTCCAGTTCCTTCTGAACCAGCAAAGGTGAATAAGGATGTTATTTATGGCTCAGTTATTGGGGTCCTCGCGTTGATTCtcactattattatcattttcattgacTGGAAAAGGCGACAAC TTGAGAAAGATGATCG acttGATACAGGCATTAAGGAGTCACGTGAGCCTTACGTT AACGAGGGATTTGAACTGGAAAGTAGAAGTGGGAACCTGAGCACCGTGGTGCATCATGGTCCCGGATGTTACATGGACCTGAATGAAGTTAGATCACTGAATGAACCTGCCACGGGCCCAGCGCGAAGTTATCtagaaataaacgaatatgCTCCCCTGCATCCAGGAACGCGCTCATGGGAAGTGGAAAGACAAAATATAACGATTGAAAAGGTTATTGGAAAAGGTGCCTTCGGTCAAGTCGCTCAGGGAAAAGCCTCAAACCTTCGAGGAAGTGAGGAGACAATGACAGTTGCCATAAAAATGCTGAAAG GTAACGCCACAGACACAGAGAGAAAAGATTTGCTGTCAGAGCTTGAAGTCATGAAGAAACTCAAGCCTCACCCTCACGTCATCAGGTTGCTGGGATGCGTCACTGAATCag aTCCTTTGCTTGTACTTATCGAGTATGTCCCGTATGGAGATCTCCTGGGCTATTTGAGAAAGAGCCGACAATTAGAAGATAATTACTTCAAGGACCCGGATATTAAGCCACAGACCAGTTTGACTTCCCAGCAACTGATGAAGTTTTCCTGGCAAGTGGCTGATGGTATGCACTATTTGTCGTCTAAAAAT ATTATTCACCGCGACCTTGCAGCCCGGAACGTCTTGGTTGGAGAGCGAGAACGATGTAAGGTAACCGATTTTGGAATGGCAAGAGACGTATGCCAGGAAAACTTCTACGAAAGGAAATCAAAG GGAAGACTGCCGGTGAAATGGACAGCTTGTGAAGCGCTGTTATACGGACGATATACGACgaaaagtgatgtgtaa